The proteins below are encoded in one region of Zootoca vivipara chromosome 10, rZooViv1.1, whole genome shotgun sequence:
- the LOC118090758 gene encoding uncharacterized protein LOC118090758 yields MLGRFGSQKSEERLLNASRNLYDCVYMFVSSTNIAFRMLNQFLGTDLAIITVRENLSIKENLQLLMSALKEMQEKVEAKDQEIKQKVGLPLYSSIVLPSTSTNEKIKLIKDLYGQYKGVIENVSGPVSAVLLKNGNLPDILDATIRDLTSNPVLSLRVGDLLMTNEEIAKALSDFFPTSSHTVAAATATATRTRAPSQPIINTAISLTNFMRVALKGQPPSKSVELAAGIMEDAVKILKPACEKFQRTVKTAEEYITLIVDKLQ; encoded by the coding sequence ATGCTGGGCAGGTTCGGTTCACAGAAGAGTGAGGAAAGGCTACTCAATGCCAGCCGCAACTTGTACGACTGTGTCTACATGTTTGTTTCTTCCACCAACATCGCCTTCCGGATGCTCAACCAGTTTCTTGGAACTGACCTAGCCATCATTACAGTAAGGGAAAACTTGAGCATCAAAGAAAACCTCCAGCTTCTGATGAGTGCTCTGAAAGAGATGCAGGAAAAAGTGGAGGCAAAAGATCAGGAGATCAAGCAGAAAGTCGGCCTTCCACTGTATTCCAGCATTGTGTTGCCTTCCACCTCCACAAATGAAAAAATCAAGCTGATAAAGGACCTTTATGGGCAATATAAGGGAGTTATTGAAAATGTCAGCGGTCCCGTTTCAGCAGTACTACTGAAAAATGGCAATCTCCCTGATATACTAGACGCCACCATTCGGGATTTAACAAGCaatcctgttctctctctccgaGTGGGTGACCTTCTCATGACTAATGAAGAAATTGCCAAAGCACTTTCAGACTTCTTCCCCACCTCATCCCATACAGTAGCTGCAGCAACAGCCACAGCCACACGAACAAGGGCTCCAAGCCAACCAATAATTAACACAGCTATCTCACTTACTAACTTCATGCGGGTAGCTTTAAAAGGACAGCCACCTAGTAAATCGGTTGAATTAGCAGCAGGAATCATGGAAGATGCTGTGAAGATCTTGAAGCCAGCTTGCGAAAAATTCCAAAGGACTGTGAAGACAGCCGAAGAGTATATCACATTGATAGTTGATAAGTTGCAGTGA
- the SMCO3 gene encoding single-pass membrane and coiled-coil domain-containing protein 3 isoform X1 encodes MNILKNTGRLGFMQQQNHFPLPLSAHICRMSLSDLLYPSNPQRRQDVIALHQELLDCMQLNFKATDELIGALNEHLGAKIPHVKMKEGGTIKENCDIIIRAMTDIQQEVWKFDKEIKEKLEPLVYRKLYDIKEPELEKIAIAHRIVSVILGEATASAGIVAVKLVCSNIVTVTVNKLIALLAQIGLSVLGGIAISALGLGIDIILHAILGAVERDHLVACIESYEQHLAEFKEASQIYHCAITEVSSMVKDKAKLGISGDVPTHW; translated from the exons ATGAATATACTGAAGAACACAGGACGCTTGGGATTCATGCAGCAA CAGAACCACTTTCCTCTTCCATTATCAGCTCATATTTGCAGAATGAGCCTCAGTGACCTTCTCTACCCAAGCAATCCACAAAGACGCCAGGATGTGATTGCCCTGCACCAGGAACTGCTTGACTGCATGCAGCTGAATTTTAAGGCTACCGATGAACTAATTGGAGCACTGAATGAACATCTGGGAGCCAAGATTCCGCACGTTAAAATGAAAGAGGGCGGCACCATCAAAGAGAACTGTGACATCATCATCCGAGCCATGACTGATATTCAGCAAGAGGTATGGAAGTTtgataaagaaataaaggaaaagcTAGAGCCATTAGTGTACCGTAAGCTTTATGATATCAAAGAGCCTGAGTTGGAAAAAATTGCAATAGCTCACAGGATCGTATCTGTTATACTTGGAGAGGCTACTGCATCTGCAGGTATAGTAGCTGTAAAATTGGTGTGTTCGAATATTGTAACTGTTACTGTTAACAAACTAATTGCTCTACTTGCACAGATTGGGTTATCTGTTCTAGGAGGCATTGCCATTAGTGCTCTGGGGCTGGGTATCGACATAATTCTTCATGCTATATTGGGAGCAGTGGAAAGAGATCACCTTGTAGCATGCATTGAGAGCTATGAGCAGCATCTGGCAGAGTTTAAGGAAGCCTCACAGATTTATCATTGTGCCATTACAGAAGTAAGTTCAATGGTGAAAGACAAAGCTAAATTAGGAATATCCGGGGATGTTCCTACACACTGGTGA
- the SMCO3 gene encoding single-pass membrane and coiled-coil domain-containing protein 3 isoform X2 yields MSLSDLLYPSNPQRRQDVIALHQELLDCMQLNFKATDELIGALNEHLGAKIPHVKMKEGGTIKENCDIIIRAMTDIQQEVWKFDKEIKEKLEPLVYRKLYDIKEPELEKIAIAHRIVSVILGEATASAGIVAVKLVCSNIVTVTVNKLIALLAQIGLSVLGGIAISALGLGIDIILHAILGAVERDHLVACIESYEQHLAEFKEASQIYHCAITEVSSMVKDKAKLGISGDVPTHW; encoded by the coding sequence ATGAGCCTCAGTGACCTTCTCTACCCAAGCAATCCACAAAGACGCCAGGATGTGATTGCCCTGCACCAGGAACTGCTTGACTGCATGCAGCTGAATTTTAAGGCTACCGATGAACTAATTGGAGCACTGAATGAACATCTGGGAGCCAAGATTCCGCACGTTAAAATGAAAGAGGGCGGCACCATCAAAGAGAACTGTGACATCATCATCCGAGCCATGACTGATATTCAGCAAGAGGTATGGAAGTTtgataaagaaataaaggaaaagcTAGAGCCATTAGTGTACCGTAAGCTTTATGATATCAAAGAGCCTGAGTTGGAAAAAATTGCAATAGCTCACAGGATCGTATCTGTTATACTTGGAGAGGCTACTGCATCTGCAGGTATAGTAGCTGTAAAATTGGTGTGTTCGAATATTGTAACTGTTACTGTTAACAAACTAATTGCTCTACTTGCACAGATTGGGTTATCTGTTCTAGGAGGCATTGCCATTAGTGCTCTGGGGCTGGGTATCGACATAATTCTTCATGCTATATTGGGAGCAGTGGAAAGAGATCACCTTGTAGCATGCATTGAGAGCTATGAGCAGCATCTGGCAGAGTTTAAGGAAGCCTCACAGATTTATCATTGTGCCATTACAGAAGTAAGTTCAATGGTGAAAGACAAAGCTAAATTAGGAATATCCGGGGATGTTCCTACACACTGGTGA
- the WBP11 gene encoding WW domain-binding protein 11, with translation MGRRSTSSTKSGKFMNPTDQARKEARKRELKKNKKQRMMVRAAVLKMKDPKQIIRDMEKLDEMEFNPVQQPQLNEKVLKDKRKKLRETFERILRLYEKENPDIYKELRKLEVEYEQKRSQLSQYFDAVKNAQHVEVESIPLPDMPHAPSNILIQDIPLPGAQPPSILKKTSAYGPPVRPVSVLPPPGLGVPRLPPGRKPPGPPPGPPPPQVLQMYGRKVGFTSEMAPRRREEEVSYSPETGPRGQDDEASSTSEDEGYPEDMDQDKHDDTTDDSDSDRSDADSEGDEFMHHDDTAEREGGEDKKLGHSVRFAEIPGKSRKKKKKNMKELTPLQAMMLRMAGQEIPEGGKEIEEYSEEEDDDDDDDSEAEDTPQQQSTEEAHAETASSAPSQASQPQQQPPPQPVPPAQMQAPPMPGPPPLGPPPAPPLRPPGPPTGLPPGPPPGAPPFLRPPGLPGLRGPLPRLLPPGPPPGRPPGPPPGPPPGLPPGPPPRGPPPRLPPPAPPGIPPPRPGMLRPPLVPPPGLFPPAPIPNPGVLSAPPSLIQRPKVDDTSAATIEKKATATISAKPQITNPKAEITRFVPTALRVRRENKGTAATTQRKPDDEPSVQITKATPKAGSSAPISVQTKDDVYEAFMKEMEGLL, from the exons ATGGGGCGAAGATCCACGTCATCCACCAAGAGTGGGAAGTTCATGAATCCCACAGATCAAGCTC GCAAGGAGGCTCGAAAAAGGGAGCTTAAGAAG AACAAGAAGCAACGCATGATGGTGAGAGCAGCAGTGTTGAAGATGAAGGATCCCAAGCAAATAATCCGAGATATGGAAAAACTTGATGAAATGG AGTTTAACCCAGTGCAGCAACCCCAGCTCAATGAGAAGGTGCTGAAGGACAAGCGTAAGAAATTACGTGAGACCTTTGAGCGGATCCTGCGGCTCTATGAGAAGGAGAATCCAGACATCTACAAGGAGTTGCGCAAGCTAGAAGTGGAATATGAGCAGAAGAGATCTCAGCTCAGTCAGTACTTCGATGCTGTAAAG AATGCTCAGCATGTCGAAGTGGAGAGTATCCCCCTGCCAGATATGCCTCATGCCCCTTCCAACATCCTCATTCAGGACATCCCCCTGCCTGGAGCGCAGCCCCCCTCTATTCTCAAAAAGACATCAGCCTATGG ACCTCCTGTCCGGCCTGTTTCTGTACTTCCACCCCCTGGGCTTGGTGTTCCTCGCTTACCTCCAGGCAGGAAGCCTCCAGGACCTCCACCAGGGCCTCCTCCACCTCAGGTCTTGCAGATGTACGGCCGGAAGGTTGGATTCACCTCAGAGATGGCCCCtcggagaagagaagaggaggtgtCTTACAGTCCAGAGACAG GTCCACGAGGACAGGATGATGAAGCTTCCAGTACCAGTGAAGATGAGGGGTATCCCGAGGACATGGATCAGGACAAGCACGATGACACTACTGATGACAGCGACAGTGACAGAAGCGATGCAGACAGCGAAGGGGATGAGTTCATGCATCACGATGACACGGCTGAAagggagggtggtgaagacaagAAATTGG GTCATAGTGTACGGTTTGCTGAGATACCTGGAAAATCacgcaagaagaagaagaagaacatgaaAGAGCTCACGCCACTTCAGGCCATGATGCTGCGAATGGCTG GCCAGGAAATTCCTGAGGGAGGCAAAGAGATAGAGGAATATTCTGAagaggaagatgatgatgatgacgacgactcAGAGGCTGAAGATACACCCCAGCAGCAAAGCACGGAAGAGGCCCATGCTGAGACGGCATCGTCGGCACCCTCTCAAGCAtcccagccacagcagcagccaccacctCAGCCTGTTCCTCCAGCTCAGATGCAAGCGCCTCCCATGCCTGGGCCACCTCCTCTTGGGCCACCTCCTGCACCACCCTTGAGGCCTCCAGGGCCACCTACTGGCCTCCCTCCTGGTCCTCCTCCAG GGGCTCCTCCGTTTCTTAGGCCACCTGGGTTGCCTGGACTGCGTGGCCCTTTACCACGACTGTTGCCACCTGGACCTCCCCCTGGCCGCCCACCTGGCCCTCCACCTGGTCCACCGCCAGGTCTACCTCCTGGCCCTCCCCCAAGAGGACCCCCACCTCGCCTACCACCTCCAGCCCCTCCAG GCATCCCCCCTCCTCGTCCGGGCATGTTGCGCCCTCCTTTGGTGCCCCCACCTGGGTTATTCCCCCCAGCTCCCATTCCCAACCCTGGGGTGCTGAGTGCTCCCCCCAGCTTGATCCAGCGTCCCAAGGTGGATGACACCAGTGCAGCCACCATTGAGAAGAAAGCTACAGCAACCATCAGCGCCAAGCCACAGATCACCAACCCCAAGGCTGAGATCACCCGCTTCGTGCCCACAGCTTTGCGAGTTCGCCGAGAGAACAAAGGGACAGCTGCCACCACCCAGAGAAAACCTGATGATGAACCTTCTGTTCAGATAACCAAAGCAACTCCTAAGGCTGGCtcttctgctcccatttctgtgCAGACAAAGGATGATGTGTATGAAGCTTTCATGAAGGAAATGGAGGGGCTACTGTGA